The stretch of DNA AGTATTCCCCGGAGAGTCTCCTCGTCTACGTGGTCGCTGCGGAAGCGCAGATCGTCAGATATTCGATGACGTTTTCCAGCTCTCTCACGTTGCCCGGCCAGTGATAGGCACGGAAGACTTCTCTGTTTTTCTCAGACAGAGTCAGCCGGCGATGGTGCTTCTCCGCGAACACGTCGATGAAGTGGTCGGTCAGCGCATCGATGTCGTTGATCCGCTCCCGGAGCGGCGGGATGTTGACCGGAATGACGTTCAGCCCGGTAGAAAAGATCCTGCCGGAACGTGCCCTCCGCGATTTTCTTCTTCAGGTCGCTGTTGGTGGCGCGATGAACCGGATGTCCAGCTGAATCGTTTGGTGCCCCTACGCGGTTATTTTTTTGTCCTGAATCGCCCGCAGAAGCTTCACCTGAAGATCCATGGGCATGTCGCCGATTTCGTCCAGGAGAAGCGTGCCGCCGCTGGCCATTTCAAAGA from Hornefia porci encodes:
- a CDS encoding sigma 54-interacting transcriptional regulator encodes the protein MCLDSANLLESELFGYERGAFSGANSGGKPGLFEMASGGTLLLDEIGDMPMDLQVKLLRAIQDKKITA